A stretch of the Lactuca sativa cultivar Salinas chromosome 9, Lsat_Salinas_v11, whole genome shotgun sequence genome encodes the following:
- the LOC111889671 gene encoding disease resistance protein RPV1 isoform X1 codes for MILYSVHFVQLSLPLFLIKFANKHLNLQEPAVIPSMASSSTSSVHKSFKYDVFLSFRGEDTRKSFIDHLYYALQQKNISTYKDDERIEKGKRISDELMESIEDSKFFIIVFSKKYASSSWCLNELLKIMECHKSTEHTVYPVFYDVEPSEIRNQTGAVGEAFARHEKEEAAGKWRKALKEAADVAGWELKNTADGHEAKFIRQIVEKLSLELRAINVSIDKNLVGMEIRIKDIISSLGTASDGVHMIGIWGIGGGGKTTLAKAIFDKISFQFEGKSFVENVREVSNAPLSGLKPLQIQILSNVLNNHGINIGSVSEGKNMMSWMMGGRKTLLVLDDVDHVAQLEALAGDPSWFKSGSIIIITTRDEQVLVAHGVKLIHNVNLLSDKEAIWLFSRYAFGRDFPYQEYQEPCGKVVCYAAGLPLTIKVLGSFLCGKSKLEWEDALNRLKTIPLQETQKKLELSYIGLDDDYKEIFLDVATILKGWRKDFIIQALESCGFHARIGLRVLEQKSLITIDGERLGMHDHLEEMGRNIVRRSHPDMPNKHSRLWNRKQIEDILANDLGTEATRCVQFYQGRLSPQIVMEGLRKMKELRFLDVENLFSSLEDNKTMPNFLNGLGFLCCNWGFDKVSLSPYFPDGLRFLRWTSYPFRSLPQTFEGSNLVALDMTNSDMLQLWEGGERKVLKQLRFLDLRGCSRLRSIDLGQTPNLEILTITRYGGLVELYMPFERLKLRSLELHGVKLKRFDLGLTPNLEKLWLEGEGSELEELHMPGKCLNLKSLHLTHSKLTTIDIGLTPNLEDLYIGYCNDLEELEKANKCVKLRSLKLSGLKLRTFDLGPSPNLERLSFYDCNDLEEFHITECPILTSIKIGLSKLRILDLRLVPNLNKLFLFECKGLVDLHMPSRCLNLKSLKITNSKLRTLDIGLAPILTHLSFTSCYYLEELHLANECQELESITITHSKLRTLDLGMAPNLKELHLKECYKLVQLHPLIRCLKNLVDLELSGSFWFMYFSFHIKDNTSGRVNESLEVRPLANLYFTLGSCPFHLDYHLPEFEFTCFHKEDLPSLTTSIEKLICGDPCTCIRLETFSSSICELQR; via the exons ATGATCTTATATTCAGTTCATTTCGTACAATTGTCTTTACCTTTGTTTCTTATCAAATTCGCCAACAAACATTTGAATTTACAGGAGCCTGCGGTCATACCATCAATGGCATCTTCTTCAACTTCATCCGTTCACAAGAGCTTTAAGTATGATGTATTTTTGAGCTTTAGAGGTGAAGACACCCGTAAAAGCTTTATCGATCATCTTTATTATGCTCTTCAGCAGAAAAACATTTCCACTTATAAGGACGACGAGAGAATTGAAAAAGGGAAAAGGATCAGTGATGAGCTCATGGAATCCATTGAAGACTCAAAATTCTTCATCATTGTTTTCTCCAAGAAGTATGCGTCTTCATCTTGGTGCTTGAATGAGCTTCTAAAGATAATGGAGTGTCACAAGTCAACCGAGCATACTGTTTACCCCGTATTCTATGATGTGGAACCCTCTGAAATCCGCAATCAGACCGGGGCAGTCGGAGAAGCCTTTGCCAGACACGAAAAGGAAGAGGCTGCTGGGAAATGGAGAAAGGCTTTGAAAGAAGCAGCTGATGTGGCTGGTTGGGAGTTGAAGAACACTGCTGATGG GCATGAAGCTAAATTCATTAGACAAATTGTTGAAAAGCTTTCACTAGAGTTACGGGCCATCAATGTCAGCATCGATAAAAACTTAGTAGGCATGGAGATTCGGATCAAGGATATTATATCATCTTTAGGAACTGCTTCTGATGGTGTTCACATGATCGGGATCTGGGGGATAGGAGGTGGTGGGAAGACAACTTTGGCCAAAGCCATTTTTGATAAAATATCATTTCAATTTGAAGGGAAAAGTTTTGTTGAGAATGTCAGGGAAGTTTCAAATGCACCTTTGTCTGGTTTAAAGCCATTACAAATTCAAATCCTTTCAAATGTCTTGAATAATCATGGCATCAACATAGGTAGTGTTTCCGAGGGGAAAAACATGATGTCTTGGATGATGGGTGGTAGAAAGACTCTTCTTGTTCTAGACGATGTGGATCATGTAGCCCAGCTTGAGGCGTTAGCTGGTGACCCTAGTTGGTTTAAGTCAGGAAGTATAATTATCATTACAACTAGAGATGAGCAAGTGTTGGTAGCACATGGAGTGAAGTTGATTCATAATGTCAATTTGCTATCAGATAAGGAGGCAATTTGGCTCTTTAGTAGGTATGCCTTTGGGAGAGATTTTCCATATCAAGAGTACCAAGAGCCATGTGGAAAAGTTGTATGTTATGCAGCTGGTCTTCCTTTAACAATCAAAGTTTTGGGTTCATTTCTCTGTGGTAAAAGTAAGCTTGAATGGGAAGATGCCCTAAATAGGCTAAAAACAATTCCGTTACAGGAAACTCAGAAAAAGTTGGAACTTAGCTATATTGGTCTAGACGACGATTACAAGGAAATATTCCTAGATGTTGCAACCATACTGAAAGGTTGGCGGAAAGACTTTATAATTCAAGCACTTGAAAGCTGTGGATTTCATGCTAGAATTGGTTTAAGAGTTCTTGAGCAAAAGTCTCTCATAACTATTGATGGTGAGCGTTTGGGCATGCATGACCATTTAGAAGAAATGGGCAGGAATATTGTTCGTCGTTCACATCCCGATATGCCTAACAAACATAGCCGATTGTGGAATAGAAAGCAAATTGAAGATATATTggctaatgacttg GGTACTGAAGCAACAAGGTGTGTGCAATTCTACCAGGGGAGACTCAGTCCACAAATTGTTATGGAAGGTCTTAGAAAGATGAAGGAATTGCGGTTTCTTGATGTGGAAAATCTTTTCTCGAGTTTGGAAGATAATAAAACCATGCCAAACTTTCTAAATGGTTTAGGATTTCTGTGTTGTAATTGGGGTTTTGATAAAGTCAGCCTCAGCCCATATTTTCCAGATGGTTTACGATTTCTGCGTTGGACCAGTTACCCTTTTAGGTCTTTACCCCAAACATTTGAAGGAAGTAATCTTGTTGCTCTTGACATGACTAACAGTGATATGCTACAACTTTGGGAAGGGGGAGAAAGAAAG GTTCTTAAACAGCTCAGATTCCTTGACCTCAGGGGTTGCTCAAGGTTGAGGAGCATTGACCTTGGGCAGACTCCAAATCTGGAGATATTAACCATTACAAGATATGGTGGTTTGGTAGAACTTTACATGCCCTTTGAACGTCTAAAACTCAGATCCCTCGAACTTCATGGTGTAAAGTTGAAGAGGTTTGACCTTGGGCTGACTCCAAATCTCGAGAAGTTGTGGCTTGAAGGTGAAGGTAGTGAGTTGGAAGAACTTCATATGCCCGGTAAATGTCTAAATCTCAAATCCCTACATCTCACCCATTCAAAGTTGACGACCATTGACATTGGGTTGACTCCAAACCTCGAGGATTTATATATTGGATATTGTAATGATTTAGAAGAACTTGAAAAGGCCAATAAATGTGTAAAGCTCAGATCCCTCAAGCTTTCTGGTTTAAAGCTGAGGACCTTTGACCTTGGGCCTAGTCCAAATCTTGAGAGGTTGAGTTTTTATGATTGCAACGATTTGGAAGAATTCCACATCACCGAATGTCCAATACTGACAAGCATCAAGATTGGGCTTTCAAAGTTGAGGATCCTTGATCTGAGGCTTGTTCCCAATCTCAATAAATTGTTTCTTTTTGAATGCAAAGGTTTGGTAGATCTTCACATGCCCAGTAGATGTCTAAATCTCAAGTCCTTGAAAATCACTAATTCAAAGTTGAGGACCCTTGACATTGGGCTGGCTCCGATTCTCACGCATTTAAGTTTTACAAGTTGTTATTATTTGGAAGAACTACACCTGGCCAATGAATGCCAAGAGCTTGAATCCATCACCATTACTCATTCAAAGTTGAGGACCCTTGACCTTGGGATGGCTCCAAATCTCAAGGAATTACATCTTAAAGAATGTTATAAACTGGTACAACTTCACCCGCTCATTCGATGTCTAAAAAATCTTGTCGACTTAGAATTGAGTGGCTCTTTCTGGTTTATGTATTTTTCATTTCACATAAAGGATAATACTTCTGGTAGAGTGAATGAATCACTTGAggttcgtcctttagctaacttaTATTTCACCCTAGGAAGTTGCCCATTTCACCTCGACTATCATTTGCCAGAGTTTGAGTTTACATGTTTTCATAAAGAAGATCTACCCTCATTGACTACAAGTATTGAGAAGCTTATTTGTGGAGATCCATGTACTTGCATAAGGCTTGAGACGTTTTCAAGTAGCATTTGTGAGTTACAACGTTAA
- the LOC111889671 gene encoding disease resistance protein RPV1 isoform X2 has protein sequence MASSSTSSVHKSFKYDVFLSFRGEDTRKSFIDHLYYALQQKNISTYKDDERIEKGKRISDELMESIEDSKFFIIVFSKKYASSSWCLNELLKIMECHKSTEHTVYPVFYDVEPSEIRNQTGAVGEAFARHEKEEAAGKWRKALKEAADVAGWELKNTADGHEAKFIRQIVEKLSLELRAINVSIDKNLVGMEIRIKDIISSLGTASDGVHMIGIWGIGGGGKTTLAKAIFDKISFQFEGKSFVENVREVSNAPLSGLKPLQIQILSNVLNNHGINIGSVSEGKNMMSWMMGGRKTLLVLDDVDHVAQLEALAGDPSWFKSGSIIIITTRDEQVLVAHGVKLIHNVNLLSDKEAIWLFSRYAFGRDFPYQEYQEPCGKVVCYAAGLPLTIKVLGSFLCGKSKLEWEDALNRLKTIPLQETQKKLELSYIGLDDDYKEIFLDVATILKGWRKDFIIQALESCGFHARIGLRVLEQKSLITIDGERLGMHDHLEEMGRNIVRRSHPDMPNKHSRLWNRKQIEDILANDLGTEATRCVQFYQGRLSPQIVMEGLRKMKELRFLDVENLFSSLEDNKTMPNFLNGLGFLCCNWGFDKVSLSPYFPDGLRFLRWTSYPFRSLPQTFEGSNLVALDMTNSDMLQLWEGGERKVLKQLRFLDLRGCSRLRSIDLGQTPNLEILTITRYGGLVELYMPFERLKLRSLELHGVKLKRFDLGLTPNLEKLWLEGEGSELEELHMPGKCLNLKSLHLTHSKLTTIDIGLTPNLEDLYIGYCNDLEELEKANKCVKLRSLKLSGLKLRTFDLGPSPNLERLSFYDCNDLEEFHITECPILTSIKIGLSKLRILDLRLVPNLNKLFLFECKGLVDLHMPSRCLNLKSLKITNSKLRTLDIGLAPILTHLSFTSCYYLEELHLANECQELESITITHSKLRTLDLGMAPNLKELHLKECYKLVQLHPLIRCLKNLVDLELSGSFWFMYFSFHIKDNTSGRVNESLEVRPLANLYFTLGSCPFHLDYHLPEFEFTCFHKEDLPSLTTSIEKLICGDPCTCIRLETFSSSICELQR, from the exons ATGGCATCTTCTTCAACTTCATCCGTTCACAAGAGCTTTAAGTATGATGTATTTTTGAGCTTTAGAGGTGAAGACACCCGTAAAAGCTTTATCGATCATCTTTATTATGCTCTTCAGCAGAAAAACATTTCCACTTATAAGGACGACGAGAGAATTGAAAAAGGGAAAAGGATCAGTGATGAGCTCATGGAATCCATTGAAGACTCAAAATTCTTCATCATTGTTTTCTCCAAGAAGTATGCGTCTTCATCTTGGTGCTTGAATGAGCTTCTAAAGATAATGGAGTGTCACAAGTCAACCGAGCATACTGTTTACCCCGTATTCTATGATGTGGAACCCTCTGAAATCCGCAATCAGACCGGGGCAGTCGGAGAAGCCTTTGCCAGACACGAAAAGGAAGAGGCTGCTGGGAAATGGAGAAAGGCTTTGAAAGAAGCAGCTGATGTGGCTGGTTGGGAGTTGAAGAACACTGCTGATGG GCATGAAGCTAAATTCATTAGACAAATTGTTGAAAAGCTTTCACTAGAGTTACGGGCCATCAATGTCAGCATCGATAAAAACTTAGTAGGCATGGAGATTCGGATCAAGGATATTATATCATCTTTAGGAACTGCTTCTGATGGTGTTCACATGATCGGGATCTGGGGGATAGGAGGTGGTGGGAAGACAACTTTGGCCAAAGCCATTTTTGATAAAATATCATTTCAATTTGAAGGGAAAAGTTTTGTTGAGAATGTCAGGGAAGTTTCAAATGCACCTTTGTCTGGTTTAAAGCCATTACAAATTCAAATCCTTTCAAATGTCTTGAATAATCATGGCATCAACATAGGTAGTGTTTCCGAGGGGAAAAACATGATGTCTTGGATGATGGGTGGTAGAAAGACTCTTCTTGTTCTAGACGATGTGGATCATGTAGCCCAGCTTGAGGCGTTAGCTGGTGACCCTAGTTGGTTTAAGTCAGGAAGTATAATTATCATTACAACTAGAGATGAGCAAGTGTTGGTAGCACATGGAGTGAAGTTGATTCATAATGTCAATTTGCTATCAGATAAGGAGGCAATTTGGCTCTTTAGTAGGTATGCCTTTGGGAGAGATTTTCCATATCAAGAGTACCAAGAGCCATGTGGAAAAGTTGTATGTTATGCAGCTGGTCTTCCTTTAACAATCAAAGTTTTGGGTTCATTTCTCTGTGGTAAAAGTAAGCTTGAATGGGAAGATGCCCTAAATAGGCTAAAAACAATTCCGTTACAGGAAACTCAGAAAAAGTTGGAACTTAGCTATATTGGTCTAGACGACGATTACAAGGAAATATTCCTAGATGTTGCAACCATACTGAAAGGTTGGCGGAAAGACTTTATAATTCAAGCACTTGAAAGCTGTGGATTTCATGCTAGAATTGGTTTAAGAGTTCTTGAGCAAAAGTCTCTCATAACTATTGATGGTGAGCGTTTGGGCATGCATGACCATTTAGAAGAAATGGGCAGGAATATTGTTCGTCGTTCACATCCCGATATGCCTAACAAACATAGCCGATTGTGGAATAGAAAGCAAATTGAAGATATATTggctaatgacttg GGTACTGAAGCAACAAGGTGTGTGCAATTCTACCAGGGGAGACTCAGTCCACAAATTGTTATGGAAGGTCTTAGAAAGATGAAGGAATTGCGGTTTCTTGATGTGGAAAATCTTTTCTCGAGTTTGGAAGATAATAAAACCATGCCAAACTTTCTAAATGGTTTAGGATTTCTGTGTTGTAATTGGGGTTTTGATAAAGTCAGCCTCAGCCCATATTTTCCAGATGGTTTACGATTTCTGCGTTGGACCAGTTACCCTTTTAGGTCTTTACCCCAAACATTTGAAGGAAGTAATCTTGTTGCTCTTGACATGACTAACAGTGATATGCTACAACTTTGGGAAGGGGGAGAAAGAAAG GTTCTTAAACAGCTCAGATTCCTTGACCTCAGGGGTTGCTCAAGGTTGAGGAGCATTGACCTTGGGCAGACTCCAAATCTGGAGATATTAACCATTACAAGATATGGTGGTTTGGTAGAACTTTACATGCCCTTTGAACGTCTAAAACTCAGATCCCTCGAACTTCATGGTGTAAAGTTGAAGAGGTTTGACCTTGGGCTGACTCCAAATCTCGAGAAGTTGTGGCTTGAAGGTGAAGGTAGTGAGTTGGAAGAACTTCATATGCCCGGTAAATGTCTAAATCTCAAATCCCTACATCTCACCCATTCAAAGTTGACGACCATTGACATTGGGTTGACTCCAAACCTCGAGGATTTATATATTGGATATTGTAATGATTTAGAAGAACTTGAAAAGGCCAATAAATGTGTAAAGCTCAGATCCCTCAAGCTTTCTGGTTTAAAGCTGAGGACCTTTGACCTTGGGCCTAGTCCAAATCTTGAGAGGTTGAGTTTTTATGATTGCAACGATTTGGAAGAATTCCACATCACCGAATGTCCAATACTGACAAGCATCAAGATTGGGCTTTCAAAGTTGAGGATCCTTGATCTGAGGCTTGTTCCCAATCTCAATAAATTGTTTCTTTTTGAATGCAAAGGTTTGGTAGATCTTCACATGCCCAGTAGATGTCTAAATCTCAAGTCCTTGAAAATCACTAATTCAAAGTTGAGGACCCTTGACATTGGGCTGGCTCCGATTCTCACGCATTTAAGTTTTACAAGTTGTTATTATTTGGAAGAACTACACCTGGCCAATGAATGCCAAGAGCTTGAATCCATCACCATTACTCATTCAAAGTTGAGGACCCTTGACCTTGGGATGGCTCCAAATCTCAAGGAATTACATCTTAAAGAATGTTATAAACTGGTACAACTTCACCCGCTCATTCGATGTCTAAAAAATCTTGTCGACTTAGAATTGAGTGGCTCTTTCTGGTTTATGTATTTTTCATTTCACATAAAGGATAATACTTCTGGTAGAGTGAATGAATCACTTGAggttcgtcctttagctaacttaTATTTCACCCTAGGAAGTTGCCCATTTCACCTCGACTATCATTTGCCAGAGTTTGAGTTTACATGTTTTCATAAAGAAGATCTACCCTCATTGACTACAAGTATTGAGAAGCTTATTTGTGGAGATCCATGTACTTGCATAAGGCTTGAGACGTTTTCAAGTAGCATTTGTGAGTTACAACGTTAA